In the genome of Candidatus Cloacimonadota bacterium, the window TCCAACAGAAATATCCAAATTCCCGGGTGACACTGGTTTCCAAAGACGCGAACGTGCGCATTAAAGCGGATAGCGTTGGCATCAACGCGGAAAACTATGAGACGGACAACATCGTGTTTGAAGAACTCTATACCGGCTGGGATGTGAGGGATTTGGAAGACGACGTTTTTGAAAGCCTCAACGGCCAAAAATATATCCCCAACAGTTTTGGTGAGCTTTGCCCAAACCAGTTTCTCCGCCTGCGCAAAAAGAGCGACCCGGAGAGCTTCGTCACCATGCGTTACCTGAAATCAAACAATACTTTATACACTTTGCAACACTATCGGGGACAGCCAGTTTACGGCATCACCGCGCGCAATTTTGAACAGGAAATGGCGCTGGACCTGCTTTTGGACGACACGGTGCAAATGGTGAGCCTTTCCGGCAAGGCTGGAACAGGCAAAACCCTGCTGGCAATGGCGGCGGGTTTGCAAAAAGTTGTGGAAGACCAAAGCTATACCCGGCTGGTGATTTCACGTCCCATTTCCCCTCTGGGCAAGGATTTGGGCTATCTGCCAGGCACAAAAAGCGACAAATTCAACCCCTGGATGCAGCCCATCTATGATAATATGGATATCCTGCTGGCGTCACACGAGGAAAGCCGAAAAGACGACCAAAAAATTAAACGCAAAACCAGTTTGGAAGATTTTATCGATTACGGTTTTTTGGAGCTGGAACCGCTCACCTACATTCGTGGTCGCAGCCTGCCGGGACAATTCATCATTATCGATGAAGCCCAAAACCTCACTCCCCACGAGATGAAAACCATCATCACCCGCGCGGGGAAAAACACCAAGCTGGTTTTGACCGGAGACCCCTACCAGATTGATATTCCCTATCTGGATTCCGCTTCCAACGGGCTTTCCGTGGCGGTGGAAAAGCTGAAACATGAAGACATTGTGGGACACATGACCCTGGATAAAGGCGAACGCTCCCAACTGGCAGACCTCGCCGCGAAATATTTCTAAAAGGCCAAAAAAGTGAGCAGCGCCAACTTTTACGAACGTAGCTGGGTGGAAATTGATTTGGACGCTTTCCGCGCCAATCTGCAAGCCCTGAAAGCGTTTATGGAACCAGGGCAGGGATTCATCCAGATTGTGAAAGCGGACGCCTACGGGCATGGCGCGCTCCAAATTTCACAGGTTGCCCTCAGCGAAGGCGCGCTGGGACTGGGTGTTGCCAATCCTGAAGAAGGCAAGCTTTTACGCATCCAGGGTGTCAAGGCGCCCATCCTCATTCTTTCACCCTGTTTGGCTCGTGAAATCCCCGGAATTTTGGAATATGAGCTTTGGCCCACCCTTAACGACCTGGATTTTGCCAAAAAGCTGGATGCCGCCTGCGCGGAAAAGGGTGTTCGCCTGCAGGTGGGCTTGAAAGTTGATAGCGGCATGCACCGCAGCGGAGCTTTGGAAGAAGAATTTGGTGGGCTGTGGAATGGACTCCAAAAACTTCCCCATCTGGTGCTGCAAAACGTGTTTTCCCATCTCGCCTCCGCGGAAAGCGACCTGCCCTTCAGCCAGAAGCAGGAAAAAGCTTTTACCGCTATGCTCGAAAAATACAAGGTTCAAGCGCCCTGGCTGCATCTGGCAAACAGCTCCGCGCTGGTGAACGGGCTGGGTAAAAGCTATTCCCCCACGCGTTTGGGCATCATGAGTTATGGAGTTTACACGCATCCGGACCAGAGGGAAAAGATTAAATTGAAACCGGTGATGAGCTTCAAATCCGCCGTGGCGCAAATCAAGCGCATCCCAGCCGGCGCCAGTGTTGGCTACAACCGCAGTTGGACAGCCTCCAGAGACACCAGCTATGCCGTGATTCCGGTTGGCTATGCTGATGGTTACGATTTTTTGCTTTCCAACCGCGGAAATGTGGCTTTGAACGGAAAAGCCTGCCCCGTGATAGGACGCGTGAGCATGGACATGATTTGCGTGGATATCACAGATGCCGGAGAGCTTAAAATTGGCGATGAAGCCGTGCTTTTGGGCGGCAAGTTGGATGAATTGAGAGCCGAAAACCTGGCTCAAAGCTATCAAGGCTCTTCCTACGAACTGCTCTGCCAGGTGGGGCGTCGCGCCAGAAGGCACTATCTGGAAGGTGGAATTCAGGTGGCGTCATCACCGCTTTCACGGCGGGATTTTGTGAGCAGCGACTATCAGGATTCACAGCTTAACCGCATCATCCAAGCCGCTATCTCTCAACGCGTTAACAGCCATGAACTGGGTGAACTCATCTCCCGCGAGATTCTGCGCGAGTTTTTCTTTGCCAAGGACAGGGATATCCAGTACCGCCACGATTTCCGCTACCACATCCAGTTTTCCGATTCCGGGGAACCCGACCATTGGCAGGCAAAAAACAACCTCAGCTTCCACAAGGTTTTGCAAAACGACTATTTCACAGTCGCTTGTGCCAACAGCGAAGCCGCGTTAAAAAGCTATTTCAAACGGCGGGATGTTGAATATCGCTGGCTCACGGACGGGAATTTTCAGTTGAATCCCCAAGCATTCCAGCTTGTGAGCGTGAAGGTGGATGGAATCAAGCTGGAAACCCAGCTCAGCTTCCAAAATTCAAGCATGGAAATCCG includes:
- a CDS encoding PhoH family protein → MTQKIYVLDTNVLIHNPQSLFSFADNRVVIPIVAIEEIDQFKKGVDEKSRNARQIGRYLDALRSRGSLQEGVIMDNGGILQVSVNKDVTNTASKLLFLDRIDNLIIGTALWFQQKYPNSRVTLVSKDANVRIKADSVGINAENYETDNIVFEELYTGWDVRDLEDDVFESLNGQKYIPNSFGELCPNQFLRLRKKSDPESFVTMRYLKSNNTLYTLQHYRGQPVYGITARNFEQEMALDLLLDDTVQMVSLSGKAGTGKTLLAMAAGLQKVVEDQSYTRLVISRPISPLGKDLGYLPGTKSDKFNPWMQPIYDNMDILLASHEESRKDDQKIKRKTSLEDFIDYGFLELEPLTYIRGRSLPGQFIIIDEAQNLTPHEMKTIITRAGKNTKLVLTGDPYQIDIPYLDSASNGLSVAVEKLKHEDIVGHMTLDKGERSQLADLAAKYF
- the alr gene encoding alanine racemase; the protein is MSSANFYERSWVEIDLDAFRANLQALKAFMEPGQGFIQIVKADAYGHGALQISQVALSEGALGLGVANPEEGKLLRIQGVKAPILILSPCLAREIPGILEYELWPTLNDLDFAKKLDAACAEKGVRLQVGLKVDSGMHRSGALEEEFGGLWNGLQKLPHLVLQNVFSHLASAESDLPFSQKQEKAFTAMLEKYKVQAPWLHLANSSALVNGLGKSYSPTRLGIMSYGVYTHPDQREKIKLKPVMSFKSAVAQIKRIPAGASVGYNRSWTASRDTSYAVIPVGYADGYDFLLSNRGNVALNGKACPVIGRVSMDMICVDITDAGELKIGDEAVLLGGKLDELRAENLAQSYQGSSYELLCQVGRRARRHYLEGGIQVASSPLSRRDFVSSDYQDSQLNRIIQAAISQRVNSHELGELISREILREFFFAKDRDIQYRHDFRYHIQFSDSGEPDHWQAKNNLSFHKVLQNDYFTVACANSEAALKSYFKRRDVEYRWLTDGNFQLNPQAFQLVSVKVDGIKLETQLSFQNSSMEIRCSHPRLKELLGREVSFEIGALALYPKSSHQLGVFITELTHGVKIRFDHPQSLGKVECVPIFAGQNKYPQVSHTQGSISVSTKDEEWVFPQSGVVFAY